The following nucleotide sequence is from Paenibacillus odorifer.
GAAAACCAGAGTTTTATGATAAGCACGCCGTTACTAGAACAAAGAAAGGGTATGTCCTGTTTGTAACTATGGCAGGCATTCTCGCAGTGGGTTCTGCTTTTTGGTTATGCTCGAGAATATATTAGAAAAAAGACTGCCAATTGGCGGTCTTTTTTTTAGATATTGGACGTCAGAAAGCTACAATGTTATGTTAGTATTTAATAGATGGTTAAAAATTGAATTTTTTAAAAAGAGGAAGGTTCCAATGAATTCTCCTACACCGAACTAACGGGCGCTCACTTATTCTCAACAATCTATAATTGCCTCACGAGTCACCATTCCAAAGCAGGCTCCTTATTATGTTCAGCGCATAAGATTAATGTCCAAACTCATGGATGAAAACCGTGCTAAAGTAACGCTTATTGCCGCCTCAGCTGGATTTGGAAAAACGACACTTGCGGCTGAATGGGCTCGCACTCATTCCGATGAGGTTGCATGGTTGTCACTGGAACTTGCAGATAACCATCTTGTACGGTTCTGGTTAAGTTTGCATACCGCAATTGAGAGAATCTTTCAGCCCTATGCTAATCGTTGAGGTTAAAAACCGGGTACAAGCCGTTTCTAAAATAAAAGAAAAGCATTTGCTTTAAATCGGCAAAAGATTAATATAACAGTTTATTACCAAACATTTACTTTAAGAAGTGATACTATGGAATACAGAAGGTGATAGGACTAGCGAGGAGGAAATGTAAATGCAATTAATGGCATGGTCTGAATACGAGATTTCATATGACTTAAATAATGATTATTCTATTCGTATGGCAGACTCGGAAGAATGGGGACTGTACTGTTCCATTTATTATAATATGCAATATAATGGTTTTTTTAAAGAAGAAGGGTTCAATTCTGCCCAAAGAAACGCTTTTTGGATCTATAGAGGGGAGTCAAAAATAGGTGGAGTAAGGATGTCGCCTAATCGGATATATCATTTATTTGTTATTCCACCTTTTAACGATACATTTGTGGTGCTGAAGCTATTAAAAAAGCTTTTGATTTATTGGTCAGATAGCACAAAACCTATAAAAACCTTCGAGGTTCTGCCAGACCAGGTTCAATTATTTGCGCGGGCAGGGTTTTGGCCTGATGAGTTCAGATGCCGTTGGATGCACCGTCCTACAGATCATTTTGAGGTCGAATGGAACGAAGAGTTAAGGATTGAAAGTCCTCAGATCGAAGATAATGGTATGGGCGCTAAACGATTTATTCTTGAAGAGCAGATCGCCGAATGTAACTATGCGAGCTTTGATGGAAGTCTTGAGGCAACAAGAAGAAAGAAATTCTCTTATGAAGATTTTATCCCAAGTGAAGAACCTAATTATACAAATGAAGTATTACTTACAGCGTCCACGCTTGTGTATGATAAGAAATCGGGACAGCTAATTGCGAATTGTCTCTTGGGTTTACAAGATGATTACGCAGCAGTTTACAGTATTGGTGTAATACCTGCTTACAGAGGAAAAGGGATTGCTACACGGATGTTGAAAAGAGGACTTAATCTCCTGAAAGATAAGTATCCGATCCTAAGGTTATATGTCATGGAAGGTAATGACGCGGAGTCTGTTTATTTAAATCTAGGATTTGTCCCTGGAGTACAAGAGATACAGAGTATGTATATTCCTATGCACGATTAAGAAAGGCTGCCATGTGGCAGCCTTTCTTTTCGTTAACTAGGCATGAGAGGTAATAGGAAACATGAAATGTTGAGGGAGTTCTTTTAATAGCGGACGTATAAATAAGGTATCTTCACTTTGGAAAATTAATTCTGCCTTAACTTGATCGATTGGATAATCTGGTGTGAAATAAAAATGTATAACCTCAGTTTCCGGAGAAATAATGCTTTTCAATACTGTGTTGATATCAAAACTTGTTGTACTGATAATATCAAAAATATGAAGCTGATGATCCTCATGTTTAAAGATCACAATAACGTCAGCCTCTTCAATATAATAAAAGGAATCATGAAAAGGAAGAATAAAATAAAACAGCAGCTGATGTTCATTATTTATCACACTTAGCGCGGAGGATACCGGTGTTCTTTTGACTGCGAAATTTTTGATCATGCTAAAATCAACGGGGTTACCTATAGATAAAGGCCGCACAGAGTAGGTTGTAGTTGGCTGATTGCTAAGATGAGCAACTTTAAGTGAAAAGCTGCTTTCTTGCATGCGTTCAAACCCGAATTTAGGATAAAAATCCAAAGCGCGCTCATTAGCAAATAAGTAGAGGAAGTCGTATTCATGTTCGTACTTAGCGATAATGTGGTCTATTAATTTTCTGGATAAACCTTGCATACGATAATCAGGATGTGTCATCACCGTCCCAATTTGGATGGCGTTGTATTCTTTTTTGTTGATGAGAATAGTCATTTTATTAATAGATGCATTCGCAATGACGTGATCTTCATCGATAAAGGAATAACAAATATATTTGTCATTCCAGCCCCCTTGTTCATACCAAGGTTTAAAATCAATACCAAAGATTGATTGGGCTAAAGAATTGAAGCTAAGCTTATATTTATCGATGTGTTTATAATCGCTAATCAATTGATATTCATTCATAGTATATACCTCTATTTCAGATGATTTCGGGAATCGCGTTTTATGAATATATAATACTATGCTTTTAAACCGTAAAGTTGATTTTAAAAATACTATACCAATATAATCCTGTAGATGTGTTATCATAATCTCTAAATTATTAAACTCGGAGGTACAAGATGAGAGAGGTAGATTACACTCATTATTTTTGGCAGGATGAGAAAATAAGACTAAGATCCGTTCAGGAAGAGGATTGGGAAGGTCATTACATCAACCGTTTCGATACACCAGCGCGGCGACTTTTAGAGTGTACTGTTGAACTACCACCTACCATAGCTGAATCCCAAAAATTTGTAGATACATTTGCAGAATTCTCATCACAGCGGCTGATGTTTACGATCGAGAATCTAAATGGCGAATATGTGGGTGGAGTAAATCTTAATAGCATAGACGAGAAAAATGGTACGTTCAGTATAGGCGTGCAAGTGGATAGAGATCATCGAGGTAAGGGGTATGGGACAAGAGCTATCAACATCCTGTTGAAGTATGCTTTTTTGGAGCTAAGACTCAACAAGTTTAACGAATGTGCGCTCGAAGGTAACGAACCCTCAGCAGCTATGCTCAGAAAAGTGGGCTGTGTCCAAGAAGGCGTGCGCCGGAAAGTAATTTATACAAATGGACAGTATTTAGACTTACTGTTGTTTGGATTGACGAAGGATGAATTTATGGAGAAAAACGCTATGAAATAGTGATTAGGAGAGGCTACTTGGAATGCGATTCTTCAATAACTGGAGGATCGCTTTTTTGCGTTTCGTTTTGTGGATCGATGTTCTATTGAAGCTTGCGGACTCAGAAGACGCTATTTGCAAATATTAAGCTTTTTCAGAGTAGTATCGGACACCAGTGCAGCTATTCCTCTAGTTTAGCTGTATATATGTTACTTTTTATGCCAATAGTGCCCATGGGGTCCGATAGGACAGCAAAAGTGGGTAAAAGCAGCGAATAGAGTCAATGGAGTCCGATAGTAGCTCGAACGAGCAAAACTGACCAAATCAAACATTGAATGGGAGGGGAGCGTGCTGAAGCATGTGGATTCAGATAGAGTTTGTTTCGTGCAGAAGTATGTGGGCTCAGATGGAGTTTATTTTGTGCTGAAGTTTGTGGTTCCAGATAGAGTTTGGTTTGCGCAGAAACATTCGGACTCAGAAGACGCTATTTGCAAATATTAAGCTTTTACAGAGTAGTTTCGGACTCCAGTGCAGCTATTCCCCAAGAATAGCTGTATTAATGTTACTTTTTATGCCAATAGCGCCCATGGGGTCCGATAGCACAGCAAAAGTGGGGAAAAGCAGCAAATAGGGTCAACTGGGTCCGAAAGTAGCTCCAACAAGCAAAAACAGTAGCTCGAACGAGCAAAACTGATCAAACCAAACAAAGAATGGGAGGGGGGGCGTGCTGAAGTATGCGGACCTACTTCTTCGAGGAATCATTCAACGCAATCAACGATGTACAGCCATTTATTCCGTACTTTCATCATATGAAAAATGCACAATAGAAGACCAGAAAAAACTACACTCTCCCTGTTCACATCCACATAAATCATCCTACATACCACCAAATCTCTATAAACAACGGAATAAGTGAACCCTCTATCAAATTTCAGGTTGTGAAAGTTGGAAAATAGTGCTTATACTAGAGTAATAGAAGGAAAGATTAGCCAACAACATTTACAACATGAGGAGGGTTTATATGGCGTTTATGATTGCTCAACGAGCGTTTATCAAGGTGTATCTTATAACAATGGTAGAACAACACCGCGGTTACGGATATCAAATGCTGGAGGATTTACGTCGGGATTTCAAAGCCCATGGTTATTCCCCTCCACAGAGTGAAATCTATCGCGCCCTGCATGAGCTGGTGCAGCAAGGGATTTTATATCGTACCAAGCAGCTGAAAGGCAATGACCCTAAAGTGGATTTTCAAGAAATCGTACTTTACCATTTCACTTCAGATGGAGAAGAGAAGGCAAAGTTATATAAAAAGCAGGTAAAGACAGATCTTGACCGCTGCTTAGGCATTTTGAATAAAGCTGTTGTGGACAACTATTAGAACTGCAACTATAGTAATATTTTCAGGATGCTCTCACCCTGTTATAATGGTTACTGCCGGATGATTGCAGTATATACTTGGAGGTAGCAAAAGATGGATGAACATATGAAACGTCGGTTAGACAAACAGCGGAAGCTGTTCAGTCAACTCGGCATCACATTAGACGCTCTAACCATACATGAAAAAGAATTCAGCATGAAGCTGCGTGGCTACGATGCGGAGGAAGTAGATACATTTCTGGACAGCGTAATCAAGGATTACGAACGTTTCTATGCGACGATCGCTGATCTGATGGATAAATGGCAAGAGCAGCAGCTGGAAATGCGGGAATTAAAGGCAGAAACCAAAACAGAGGTAATCCAGGTACCTGTTTCCCGAGGCATTGATCCAAAAGAATTGGAAGAGGTTATTCTGAGGCTTGAGACTAACGTCCGCCAGCTTAAAGATAAGCTTCCTCGCGTGGAAGAGTTTTTATAAGGAGTTGTTTGGTGTAAAGGGAGCTCCGCTTGACATTTCTAAATTTACCATTGACGAGTTAGCAGTTCATGAATTATGATATGTTCATAAATGATCATTTATATTTTAGTGGCGTGTTACCGTTAAGGGCATGAGCCAAGAATTGTCTTTATTTCCATTAGACAATTCTTGGCTTTTTTTGTTCCAATTTGACGATAATTAGGGAGAGGAGTGATGAGCTTGTCGCGAGAGATCGAGCAATTTCAAGTACAGCGTGTAATAGGGAATAACGTTGTAATGGTTCAGGGAAGCAAAAACGGGAAGGAATATGTCATCATTGGCAAAGGTATTGGATTTGCAGTGAAGGGTTCTGGTGTGATCGAAGGAAATGATGCTCGGATTGAGAAATTGTTTCGTCTAGAAGATCGCGAAGCCTGGAGCCAATATCAAGTTTTGCTGGAAGACATAGATCCCAAGGTTATGAAAATAACTGATGAGATAATTGCAGATATCCAAAGTCAATTTCCTGACAAGTTAAACGACAAGATTTATCTGGCACTCCCGAGCCACATACAGTTCACCATCTACCGTCTGCGCAACGGGATGGATATTATTAATCCGTTTTTGCAAGAAACCAAAATGTCATTTCCGAAGGAATTTGAGATCGCTTACAAGGCATCGGAGAAAATCAATGCTGAATTTCAAGTACAAATCCCCGAAGATGAGATTGGATTTCTTACTTATCATGTGTATTCGGCAGTTAATAATGTATCGGTTGGTCAGTTAGTCAAGGCCTCTAATATTGTCAATGAGCTTCTAGACATGATTCAGCAAGAACGAAAGATAACTTTTGAGCATGGCAGTATGAATCATATCCGATTAATGATCCACTTGCGTTTTTCGCTGGAACGTATTTTAAAAGGATCACTAATAGATAATCCCTTTGTGAAACATATTAAGAAAGAATACAAAGAGGAATACAAGCTGGCTCAAAAGCTCGGTAAAGTAATGCAAAGGTCGCTTGAAGTCGAAATCCCGGAAGAAGAACTATGTTTTCTAGCCATGCATTTGCACCGGTTATTTCAGACCTTAGTGAAATCAAATTAACATCTTAAGAGGAGTGGAGCATATGTTTTCCAAATGGAAATCAAAAAAAGAAGAGAAACATACTGAACATACCATCGAAATCATGGCACCAATCAGCGGGGAGTCAGTTCCACTAGCACAGGTTCCGGATGAAACCTTTGCTGGCGGTCATATGGGTAACGGAATTGCAATAAAACCATCTGAGGGAATTTTGAAAGCGCCTTTTGACGGTAAGGTTGCTCATATCGTGAAATCGAGTCATGCAGTCATTCTGGAACATTCCTCCGGTATGCAATTGCTATTACATATCGG
It contains:
- a CDS encoding DnaB-like helicase C-terminal domain-containing protein, yielding MSKLMDENRAKVTLIAASAGFGKTTLAAEWARTHSDEVAWLSLELADNHLVRFWLSLHTAIERIFQPYANR
- a CDS encoding GNAT family N-acetyltransferase, with amino-acid sequence MQLMAWSEYEISYDLNNDYSIRMADSEEWGLYCSIYYNMQYNGFFKEEGFNSAQRNAFWIYRGESKIGGVRMSPNRIYHLFVIPPFNDTFVVLKLLKKLLIYWSDSTKPIKTFEVLPDQVQLFARAGFWPDEFRCRWMHRPTDHFEVEWNEELRIESPQIEDNGMGAKRFILEEQIAECNYASFDGSLEATRRKKFSYEDFIPSEEPNYTNEVLLTASTLVYDKKSGQLIANCLLGLQDDYAAVYSIGVIPAYRGKGIATRMLKRGLNLLKDKYPILRLYVMEGNDAESVYLNLGFVPGVQEIQSMYIPMHD
- a CDS encoding GNAT family N-acetyltransferase encodes the protein MNEYQLISDYKHIDKYKLSFNSLAQSIFGIDFKPWYEQGGWNDKYICYSFIDEDHVIANASINKMTILINKKEYNAIQIGTVMTHPDYRMQGLSRKLIDHIIAKYEHEYDFLYLFANERALDFYPKFGFERMQESSFSLKVAHLSNQPTTTYSVRPLSIGNPVDFSMIKNFAVKRTPVSSALSVINNEHQLLFYFILPFHDSFYYIEEADVIVIFKHEDHQLHIFDIISTTSFDINTVLKSIISPETEVIHFYFTPDYPIDQVKAELIFQSEDTLFIRPLLKELPQHFMFPITSHA
- a CDS encoding GNAT family N-acetyltransferase; translation: MREVDYTHYFWQDEKIRLRSVQEEDWEGHYINRFDTPARRLLECTVELPPTIAESQKFVDTFAEFSSQRLMFTIENLNGEYVGGVNLNSIDEKNGTFSIGVQVDRDHRGKGYGTRAINILLKYAFLELRLNKFNECALEGNEPSAAMLRKVGCVQEGVRRKVIYTNGQYLDLLLFGLTKDEFMEKNAMK
- a CDS encoding helix-turn-helix transcriptional regulator, which produces MAFMIAQRAFIKVYLITMVEQHRGYGYQMLEDLRRDFKAHGYSPPQSEIYRALHELVQQGILYRTKQLKGNDPKVDFQEIVLYHFTSDGEEKAKLYKKQVKTDLDRCLGILNKAVVDNY
- a CDS encoding DivIVA domain-containing protein — encoded protein: MDEHMKRRLDKQRKLFSQLGITLDALTIHEKEFSMKLRGYDAEEVDTFLDSVIKDYERFYATIADLMDKWQEQQLEMRELKAETKTEVIQVPVSRGIDPKELEEVILRLETNVRQLKDKLPRVEEFL
- a CDS encoding PRD domain-containing protein; the protein is MSLSREIEQFQVQRVIGNNVVMVQGSKNGKEYVIIGKGIGFAVKGSGVIEGNDARIEKLFRLEDREAWSQYQVLLEDIDPKVMKITDEIIADIQSQFPDKLNDKIYLALPSHIQFTIYRLRNGMDIINPFLQETKMSFPKEFEIAYKASEKINAEFQVQIPEDEIGFLTYHVYSAVNNVSVGQLVKASNIVNELLDMIQQERKITFEHGSMNHIRLMIHLRFSLERILKGSLIDNPFVKHIKKEYKEEYKLAQKLGKVMQRSLEVEIPEEELCFLAMHLHRLFQTLVKSN
- a CDS encoding PTS sugar transporter subunit IIA, whose amino-acid sequence is MFSKWKSKKEEKHTEHTIEIMAPISGESVPLAQVPDETFAGGHMGNGIAIKPSEGILKAPFDGKVAHIVKSSHAVILEHSSGMQLLLHIGIDTVSLKGNGFVSHITSGDQVKAGQTLIEFDLDVIRAAGCDTISPVIVTSTEENPPQVSGHYGQVTAGQDLILTVASK